A single genomic interval of Adhaeribacter pallidiroseus harbors:
- the xerD gene encoding site-specific tyrosine recombinase XerD: protein MNWNTGLQQFKAYLQLEKSLSGNSVEAYLRDISKLEQFLEACGEKVGPLEVKSAHVQGLLGWVNELGMTPHSQARTLSGIRAFYKFLIMEDVLSADPTETIEAPKLNRKLPDTLSYEEISQLFEAIDVSTPEGARNKAMLETLYSSGLRVSELIELKISNVYPDMGFLRVTGKGNKERLVPIGRDALKFLKIYLEEIRVHIPVKKGQEDFVFLNRRGAGLTRVMVFTIIKSLAQKIGLNKIISPHTFRHSFATHLIEGGADLRAVQEMLGHESITTTEIYTHLDRDYLKQIIQDFHPRS from the coding sequence ATGAATTGGAACACGGGTTTACAGCAATTTAAAGCCTACTTGCAGTTAGAAAAATCCTTGTCGGGAAACTCCGTAGAAGCTTATTTGCGCGATATCAGTAAACTAGAGCAATTTTTGGAAGCCTGTGGCGAGAAGGTAGGACCTTTGGAAGTGAAATCAGCGCACGTTCAGGGACTACTAGGTTGGGTGAACGAATTGGGCATGACGCCGCATTCGCAAGCGCGTACCCTTTCGGGTATCCGGGCTTTTTATAAATTTTTAATCATGGAAGATGTCCTTTCCGCCGATCCCACCGAAACCATTGAGGCGCCCAAGTTAAACCGGAAGCTACCCGACACTTTAAGCTACGAAGAAATTTCCCAGCTATTTGAAGCAATTGATGTATCTACCCCAGAAGGAGCCCGCAACAAGGCCATGCTCGAAACTTTGTATAGTTCCGGTTTACGGGTGTCGGAGTTAATAGAACTTAAAATTAGTAATGTTTACCCCGATATGGGTTTTTTGCGGGTAACCGGAAAAGGCAACAAAGAGCGCTTAGTACCCATTGGCCGCGATGCCCTTAAATTTTTAAAAATTTACTTGGAAGAAATTCGGGTACATATTCCGGTTAAAAAAGGGCAGGAAGATTTCGTTTTCTTAAACCGGCGTGGTGCTGGGCTTACCCGGGTGATGGTGTTTACTATCATTAAATCGTTAGCCCAAAAAATTGGCCTAAATAAAATTATCAGTCCGCATACCTTCCGGCATTCGTTCGCCACGCATCTAATCGAAGGGGGCGCCGATTTACGGGCCGTGCAGGAAATGTTGGGCCACGAATCCATTACCACCACCGAAATTTACACGCACCTGGATCGCGATTATTTAAAACAGATTATTCAGGATTTTCACCCGCGGAGTTAG
- the aroQ gene encoding type II 3-dehydroquinate dehydratase has protein sequence MKILILNGPNLNLLGVREKSVYGSRSFEHYLEELKTAFPDLELDYYQSNIEGELINKLHEVGFTYKGILLNAGAYTHTSIAIADAIAAIETPVIEIHISNVYAREEFRHHSYISKNCKGCIVGFGLEGYRLGLVYLNNFKPKKLGFEFKNA, from the coding sequence ATGAAGATTCTAATTTTAAACGGACCAAACTTAAACTTACTGGGCGTTCGGGAAAAATCGGTTTACGGATCCCGTTCGTTTGAGCATTACCTGGAAGAACTGAAAACCGCATTTCCGGACCTGGAACTGGATTATTACCAAAGCAATATTGAAGGAGAATTAATTAATAAGTTACACGAAGTAGGTTTTACTTACAAAGGAATATTACTGAACGCCGGCGCCTATACCCACACGTCCATTGCGATTGCGGATGCTATTGCCGCCATTGAAACACCCGTAATCGAAATACATATCTCTAATGTGTACGCCCGGGAAGAATTCCGGCATCATAGCTACATTAGTAAAAATTGCAAAGGCTGTATCGTGGGTTTTGGCTTGGAAGGTTACCGTTTAGGTTTGGTGTATTTAAATAACTTTAAACCCAAGAAGTTAGGCTTTGAATTTAAAAATGCCTGA
- a CDS encoding quinone-dependent dihydroorotate dehydrogenase — translation MYKPLIRPLLFQVDPEQIHDLSYPGIKTAFRLPFAAQLSKKLFRLDHPGLEREVFGLKFPNPVGLAAGFDKDARLVDEFENFGFGFIEIGTLTPMPQPGNDKPRLFRLPQDQGLINRMGFNNRGVEVAAHRLKNRKGTTIIGGNIGKNKNTPNDQALKDYLYCYKALYDVVDYFVVNVSSPNTPNLRELQDKEPLQHLLSELQDQNQAMAKPKPLLLKIAPDLNTEQLNDIVQIATSTQLSGLIATNTTISRENLTTNSAQVATMGAGGLSGKPLTKRSTEIIKYLRQNLPLNIRLIGVGGIMTAADALEKLDAGADLIQLYTGFIYEGPGLVRKINQAILQR, via the coding sequence ATGTATAAGCCACTTATTCGTCCTTTGTTATTTCAGGTAGATCCAGAGCAAATTCACGATCTTTCTTATCCGGGCATTAAAACCGCTTTTAGGCTGCCCTTTGCCGCGCAGTTGAGTAAAAAATTATTTCGGTTAGATCACCCGGGTTTAGAACGAGAAGTATTTGGTTTAAAGTTTCCGAACCCGGTGGGTCTGGCGGCTGGCTTTGATAAAGATGCCCGTTTAGTGGATGAGTTTGAAAATTTTGGCTTTGGCTTTATCGAAATTGGCACCTTAACGCCCATGCCCCAGCCCGGTAATGATAAACCACGCTTGTTTCGGTTACCCCAGGATCAAGGCCTGATTAATCGCATGGGCTTTAACAATCGGGGAGTAGAAGTAGCGGCGCACCGCCTTAAAAACCGAAAAGGAACTACGATAATCGGGGGGAATATTGGTAAAAATAAAAATACCCCCAATGACCAAGCTTTAAAGGATTATCTGTATTGCTACAAAGCCTTGTACGATGTTGTAGATTATTTTGTCGTGAACGTAAGCTCCCCCAATACCCCAAATTTACGCGAATTGCAAGATAAGGAGCCCTTGCAACACTTACTCTCGGAATTGCAGGACCAGAACCAAGCCATGGCTAAACCGAAGCCCTTGCTGTTAAAAATAGCACCCGATTTAAATACCGAACAACTGAATGATATTGTTCAGATCGCCACTAGTACCCAATTAAGTGGCCTGATTGCGACCAATACCACCATCAGTCGCGAAAATTTAACTACTAATTCGGCCCAGGTGGCGACCATGGGAGCCGGGGGTTTAAGTGGTAAACCGCTTACCAAACGTTCCACCGAAATTATCAAATACCTCCGCCAAAATTTACCGTTAAACATCCGGCTGATTGGGGTTGGCGGGATTATGACCGCGGCCGATGCGCTGGAAAAGCTCGATGCCGGGGCCGATTTAATACAGTTATATACCGGTTTTATATACGAGGGGCCGGGCTTAGTCCGCAAAATTAACCAGGCAATTCTCCAAAGGTAA
- a CDS encoding CAP domain-containing protein has translation MRIVIVLFWVFVITGWGPQNPAEKFYYAISWQQFVRLPEVSKPIPLHKPDYDLLDAAIFQVTNKIREQEKKPLFRYSPILHRTATFHAQAMIDLDFYDHYNYKQISYFTPYKRITAFGGMFHFTAENIAQYDIINTALEYCPARQKDGSFKYLDCATKNPYRVYTYITYAEEVVHGWLHSPPHRKNLLGTEYQFLGAAARISKNPYQQRKVPFARLVQNFGGYGSPPPILQPNLLTLVNIKLNTSSQTSYYDLPEFVKRNNRGKNLKNQYVILLIPE, from the coding sequence GTGAGAATCGTAATCGTCTTATTTTGGGTGTTTGTTATAACTGGTTGGGGACCGCAAAATCCGGCGGAAAAATTTTACTATGCTATAAGCTGGCAGCAATTTGTGCGTTTGCCGGAAGTAAGTAAACCCATTCCATTGCACAAACCGGACTACGACTTACTAGATGCCGCCATTTTTCAGGTAACGAATAAAATCCGGGAGCAGGAAAAAAAACCTTTGTTCCGGTATTCGCCCATCCTCCACCGAACTGCCACTTTCCACGCCCAGGCCATGATTGATCTGGATTTTTATGATCACTACAATTATAAGCAAATCAGTTACTTTACTCCTTATAAACGCATTACAGCCTTTGGAGGAATGTTTCATTTTACCGCCGAAAACATTGCTCAGTACGATATTATAAATACAGCATTAGAATATTGCCCGGCCCGACAAAAAGACGGTTCTTTTAAATATCTAGATTGCGCTACCAAAAATCCGTACCGGGTATATACTTATATAACTTATGCGGAGGAAGTTGTACATGGGTGGTTGCACTCGCCGCCGCATCGCAAAAATCTATTAGGGACGGAATATCAATTTTTGGGTGCCGCGGCCCGGATTTCTAAAAATCCTTACCAACAGAGAAAAGTACCTTTTGCCCGGTTGGTACAAAACTTTGGCGGGTATGGCTCCCCCCCACCGATTCTACAACCCAATCTCCTAACTCTGGTGAACATTAAATTAAATACAAGCAGCCAGACATCTTATTATGACTTGCCAGAGTTTGTTAAACGGAACAATCGAGGTAAAAATTTAAAAAATCAATACGTAATACTCCTTATACCTGAGTGA